The DNA window GGTGGATCTGGATCAACGGGAGATCATCTTTGGGTTACCCCGGACTTAAAAAAATCCTTGATAACTTATACGGCACCTATGATTTCAGTGAAAGACTCCTTCATGACCCCGTTAAATTTCCCCACCGCTACAAAGGCAGAAGAGATATAGAAGTTGCCGCCTTTATCGCCTCAGCCCTTGCCTACGGAAGGGTAACACTCTTCAGTCCTGTGATTGACAGAATACTGACCCCCATGGGGAAAAACCCTGCCGGCTTCATTGCCGGATTTGACCCCAAAAAAGATGCCCGCCGTTTTGATGGTATAAGATACAGGTTCAACAAAACAGAGGACATCGTCTGCCTGATTTATGTGCTCTCAGCCATACTCGAGAAATACGGCTCTGTTGAGATAGCTTTTCTTGAGTCATATGACGGCCAGGCTGTTTCAACGGCAATTTCAGGTATGGTCAGGTATGCCTTGTCTCTGAATAAAACCCCTGTGTACGGTCAGGATATAAACCCTGCGGGATTTAAACAGTTTTTCCCCTCCCCTGAGAGGGGGAGTTCCTGCAAGAGGATGAACCTTTTTCTGCGGTGGATGGTCAGGAGCGGGGATATTGACTTCGGCATCTGGAAGGGGATTCCCGCAAACCGGCTTGTTATCCCGCTTGATACGCATATAGCAAGGATCAGCAGGTGCCTCAGCCTTACCGGTCGAAGAAGCCGGGACTGGAAGATGGCTGAGGAGATTACAGAAAGCCTCAGGAGGCTCGATCCTGAAGACCCGTTAAAATATGATTTCGCCCTCTGTCATCAGGGGATTATGGGTTTGTGCAGGGATGGGGTCTGCACGGGTGATCGTTCAGCCTGTCCTGTTGTGAATTTGTAGATATAACCTCGAAATCCCGAAATACTTCCCTCCCCCTTGACGGGGGAGGGCGAGGGTTGGGTGATTAAGATGCAGTTTTTACCAATACTATACGTATTACGTATTGCCTGATATTACAGCATAGATACGAAAATGATAATTTGTTTTTTTGATAAAATAATCAATTAGAGAGTGCATATGTTCCTAAAATGTG is part of the Nitrospirota bacterium genome and encodes:
- a CDS encoding TIGR02757 family protein gives rise to the protein WIWINGRSSLGYPGLKKILDNLYGTYDFSERLLHDPVKFPHRYKGRRDIEVAAFIASALAYGRVTLFSPVIDRILTPMGKNPAGFIAGFDPKKDARRFDGIRYRFNKTEDIVCLIYVLSAILEKYGSVEIAFLESYDGQAVSTAISGMVRYALSLNKTPVYGQDINPAGFKQFFPSPERGSSCKRMNLFLRWMVRSGDIDFGIWKGIPANRLVIPLDTHIARISRCLSLTGRRSRDWKMAEEITESLRRLDPEDPLKYDFALCHQGIMGLCRDGVCTGDRSACPVVNL